The sequence below is a genomic window from Armatimonadota bacterium.
CGATCAGTTTCAACCCTTCCGGCTCGCCATCCGGAAGAAAAAGTCGAATTGAATAACCCCTAGCCATTTTGTATCTTCTTACTCCTTGTGGGTTTTGGCCCGAATGATGTTCCTCGATGCAGTCCAAGAATTGTTTCGACTTGTCCCGCTGCTCTCACCACATTGTACAAATCCAGTGATCCGACGATTTCTCGATCCTTCACATAGTTACTAAGGTATTTCTCCGATTTCGACTCGATTCCGGTTCGCGATGCGACCAAATAAGCCACCGACTCCGCCTCAAGTTCAATTTGCGCATGCGATAAGCCAGTTCGGTTTGGCACCTTTAGTTCTGAATCATTCCCCAGGTGTCCTAGGAATAAATGGCCCAATTCATGTGCGATCGTTACAAGCTGCGTCGCTGGCGCGTGATTCCGGTTAACCATCATTCTGTAAAAGCCACGTGGCTTTGGCTTTTCCTCTCGGCCGGTGACTTGAATACTTCCAGCCGAATTGTCTCCACCGTCAAAAAACGCGACTCTGATGCTCTTATGTGTAAGGTTCAGCGACATTTTCGCAATTTCGGCAGCAGTAATTTCTCCTCTTGCCCAAAATGCCGTTACGTCAGACGGTAGATCCGAGCCTTCAGTATCTTGAACATCGTACACGAAGGCAACCGGGCCAAATGGCCAGAGGATCATCAACGGCCGAGCCCCGGGTTTAGGATGTCGACCGAATTTAAACTTCCAATCGTAAGCCGATGCGGCAAACGACAGTCCAGGTTTTTGCATGTGAAGCAACATGGCATTAAATGGTGCAAAGCTCTTTAGCTTCGAAGTGAAACTAAGAAGCTCCATATACGACTGTGTGGTCGTGTAAAGCCTGGAATCGTCAAGAAGCTGATCAATTAGTGATCGAGCTTCCGCTTCCTCAAACAATGAAACTTGGTCAATGATAGTCATTCCAGCATCTCCTTTATGACATTCGCGACCAGAGCCGTATCGGCTTCAATTTGATGGTTGTCGCCTTTGCCTGAGAGTGCGAGACATCGGAACGGAACACTTGGATAAAGCCGCTCAGCAAGGCACTCGCACATTTCCACGGTGTTCTTCGCGTTACCCACATAGGCAGGCAATAGAATGATTAGTTTAAGAGGAGCTGGGTGCCAGAAAACATCGAGGACGGCACCACGAACCTGCTTCGGCGTCCGGCTCTCGATTTCGACGGCGATTTTTCCCGCAACAACTGCATCGATCGAGCAGTTCATTCTTGACGTGATCGGGTGCCCCGTTCCGTATTCCTGGAAGGAAACACCAACATGGGCTGCCGCAGTGCGCACCACGGACTTTCCGTAGGCGTCATGCCCCACGTTGCTCAATCGACTTCACCCTTAAAATAGCTTGATGCCGCTCGAAGGCAACGAAAGAAAACACATCCAATCAAGGGGTGGACCTCCTTGTAAGGTTTAAGACCACAGGATCTTTCAAGTCGGAGTACCATATCCGGAGTTCTCCCTCAGGGGGATCAGTATGGCCGTCGTGAGGATCAGCGGAATCAATCGACAGCTGCTTCTCAAGCGCAAGAACGC
It includes:
- a CDS encoding ImmA/IrrE family metallo-endopeptidase is translated as MTIIDQVSLFEEAEARSLIDQLLDDSRLYTTTQSYMELLSFTSKLKSFAPFNAMLLHMQKPGLSFAASAYDWKFKFGRHPKPGARPLMILWPFGPVAFVYDVQDTEGSDLPSDVTAFWARGEITAAEIAKMSLNLTHKSIRVAFFDGGDNSAGSIQVTGREEKPKPRGFYRMMVNRNHAPATQLVTIAHELGHLFLGHLGNDSELKVPNRTGLSHAQIELEAESVAYLVASRTGIESKSEKYLSNYVKDREIVGSLDLYNVVRAAGQVETILGLHRGTSFGPKPTRSKKIQNG